One Acropora palmata chromosome 2, jaAcrPala1.3, whole genome shotgun sequence genomic window carries:
- the LOC141875108 gene encoding uncharacterized protein LOC141875108, which yields MEKSSTEKLKSSRLMSKRMKWIITAIFVAVLVALAFSVVFIRLKTQSKTSSSAPDISSTVPRDSHAKEVDVVSLVGFHVGRMIARGNTTEGPQKAVIVYQLQCKEHAERNESLVRCDFTQIGCTMVMQENGTEEDCLMEDVMFSFEVDEDGEIFTNETDVLDPARLALALYTKHLRARDCNGEAQRHAVNKTNSTHASISFSGLTLEVTELPANASSKHYQSRRFRRNVQPNAFFEKASRKTLRARRPRDTSSDSILCGAFGQALRNSWKGGPYIKVPHLFSDNKSPWLGLRYDARVSNFEALLSTLPDIHLTAIVPPVSSVFQDGYKVKLEADFSLNQQCSDVVQSRVYVYFQARACIWFWCFLNVKKADYVSLHLTPVVEITVTLKPQGSDLQYSFAVTHLDMGTNADIGGLDSVSSSIGLIGALFGPGGFLLGFLFDRLLENVIRRIYPNLSVLVPGIVNRQALSFIRGLLPPSGVISGVEAGVVAAHMIAGLYGPSSIKLLTLELSNINGLLANAPPPLQPNKIPCSGQGLIETIHDGCMNDYGTSMGGDSLEIYCFGGAKRFCLSNELCPWRNQPTAACSALYELATCSVGGLSGQNMANAWGVNYHCNRRCRGWFLWRRCWNDCYCSGSSYTDIDCVEGSVQA from the coding sequence atggaaaaaagcTCCACTGAAAAGCTAAAGAGCAGTAGGTTGATGTCTAAGCGCATGAAGTGGATCATAACAGCTATCTTTGTGGCTGTACTCGTGGCTTTGGCGTTCAGTGTGGTATTCATAAGGTTGAAGACCCAGAGCAAAACTTCAAGTTCTGCGCCGGATATCTCGTCGACTGTGCCTCGGGACAGCCACGCCAAAGAGGTCGATGTGGTTTCCCTTGTCGGTTTCCACGTGGGTCGCATGATTGCCAGGGGCAACACAACAGAAGGGCCACAGAAAGCAGTCATCGTTTATCAGTTACAGTGCAAGGAGCATGCCGAACGCAACGAATCACTGGTTCGCTGCGACTTCACTCAGATTGGTTGTACCATGGTAATGCAAGAAAACGGCACAGAAGAAGATTGCTTAATGGAGGACGTCATGTTCAGTTTTGAGGTGGATGAAGACGGCGAAATCTTTACCAACGAGACTGATGTCCTTGACCCAGCTCGCTTGGCACTGGCACTGTACACGAAACATCTCCGAGCTCGTGACTGCAACGGAGAAGCGCAACGGCATGCAGTGAATAAGACCAACTCCACACATGCTAGTATCAGCTTCAGTGGTTTGACCCTGGAGGTAACCGAGCTGCCAGCAAACGCTTCTAGCAAACATTACCAGTCCAGGAGATTCAGGAGGAACGTTCAACCTAACGCATTCTTTGAAAAGGCCTCGAGAAAGACCCTCAGGGCAAGGCGCCCGCGAGACACATCTTCAGACTCCATTCTTTGTGGTGCATTTGGACAGGCTCTAAGGAATTCCTGGAAGGGAGGCCCGTACATCAAGGTACCCCACCTGTTCTCTGACAACAAGTCTCCCTGGCTGGGCTTAAGGTATGACGCCAGGGTGTCAAACTTTGAAGCCTTGCTGAGCACACTTCCCGACATACATCTAACCGCTATCGTGCCGCCAGTCAGCTCGGTGTTCCAAGATGGATACAAAGTCAAACTGGAAGCCGATTTCTCTCTTAATCAACAGTGCAGTGACGTGGTGCAATCTCGGGTGTATGTTTATTTTCAGGCAAGAGCTTGTATTTGGTTCTGGTGCTTCCTCAACGTCAAGAAGGCAGACTACGTTTCCCTTCATCTCACTCCCGTGGTTGAGATAACTGTCACTTTAAAACCGCAAGGCTCTGACCTCCAATACAGCTTCGCCGTGACTCATCTCGATATGGGGACAAATGCTGACATTGGCGGCCTTGACAGCGTTTCATCAAGTATCGGACTGATCGGCGCATTGTTTGGCCCTGGAGGATTCCTATTAGGTTTTCTCTTTGACCGCCTTCTAGAAAATGTCATCAGGCGAATTTACCCTAACTTGTCAGTGCTAGTTCCAGGTATCGTCAACAGACAGGCACTTTCTTTCATCCGGGGCTTGCTGCCACCGTCTGGAGTTATAAGTGGGGTAGAGGCAGGTGTGGTAGCCGCGCATATGATAGCGGGCCTCTATGGTCCTTCGTCGATCAAGCTCCTGACGTTAGAACTGTCCAACATCAATGGACTGCTTGCTAACGCCCCACCTCCGTTACAGCCAAACAAGATTCCTTGCTCAGGTCAGGGACTGATCGAGACGATTCATGACGGTTGCATGAATGATTACGGCACTAGTATGGGTGGAGACAGCCTGGAGATCTACTGTTTTGGCGGTGCAAAGCGCTTCTGCCTATCCAATGAATTGTGCCCATGGCGCAACCAGCCAACAGCTGCCTGTTCGGCCTTGTATGAGTTGGCCACGTGTTCTGTGGGCGGTCTAAGCGGGCAAAATATGGCCAACGCATGGGGAGTGAATTACCACTGTAACCGACGCTGTCGCGGTTGGTTTTTGTGGCGACGCTGCTGGAACGACTGCTACTGTTCTGGTTCTTCCTACACCGACATCGACTGCGTCGAAGGATCAGTGCAGGCTTGA